The window CATGATGAGCGGGTTGACCCCGGAGAAGCTGACGTAGGCCTGCCAGATCGCCAGCAGGGCGATCAGGATCGCCACCCGGCGGGGGACGACGGGGAGGCTTCCCCAGCCCTTGCGCCCGGCCGACTGCCGCCGGCCGGGTGTCGCCGGCGTGGAATGCGTCAGGATACGGCTCATCTGCGCCGTCCTCTCACTCGAAGGCGACGTTCTGGAGCTCGCTCGCGTCGTCCGCGAGCAGTGAGCGCAGGTGCTGCAGGGCGTCGGTGAAGTCGGGGTGCGCGGGGTCGGCGAGGCCGGAGACGTCGACGATCTCGAGCACGGTCGACGGCGCCTTGTCGAGAACGACGACGCGATGGCCGAGGTAGATCGCCTCCTGGATGCTGTGAGTGACGAAGAGGATCGTCACCTTCGTACGCTCCGCGACATCGTTGAGCTCGCGCTGCAGGCGTGCGCGCGTCTGCGCGTCGAGCGAGCCGAACGGCTCGTCCATCAGCAGCATCAACGGTTCGAGCGCCATCGCCCTGGCGATCGCGACGCGCTGCTTCATGCCACCGGAGAGCTGGTGCGGGTATCGGTCAGCGGCGGCGGTCAGGCCCATCAGCTCGAGGTACTGCACGGCGAGCCTGTTCGCCTCCGCCTTGTCCTTGCCGTTGACCCGCAACGGATAGGCGAGGTTGTCGGTGACCGTGCGCCACGGGAAGAGCTGGTCGAACTCCTGGAACACGACGGCGCGGTCGGGGCCGGGTGTGAGGGTCTGCCTGCCCACGACGCGGATGTCGCCGCCCAGCGGTTCGATGAACCCCGCGACGGCCTTGAGCAGCGTCGACTTCCCGCAGCCCGACGGGCCCAGCAGGATGATCGTCTCCCCAGCCGACACCTCGAAGCTCACGTCGTGGACGGCGACGTGAGTCTTGCCCTTGACCGGGTAGCCGATCTGGACGTGCTCGACGGTCAGCAAGGGTTCCCCCGCGTGTGCGACCTGGTTGCTGCCCTGCACAGGGTCCACTGCGGCCTCCGCTACATCGCGTGTCGTCCTCTGGGTAGAGGTCATACCTTCACTTCGTACCACTCTGATACCTCGTACACAAGACATCGACTTCCCAAACTATTCCGACCATCTTTATCGAGAAATGATCGTTACCACACCTGCCGTCAGGACGAGGGCCAGGGTCACCGCACGGAACGCTTTCGCCGGCAGTCGGGGGCCGAGCGTCGTGCCGGCGATGTTCGCGAGCACGGCCGGCAGCAACGACACCGCGACGAGCGGGCCGAGGCGGAAAGCGGAGACACCGCCGACGGCGACCGCGACGAGCCCGACGAGGTTGGATGCCACGATGTAGACGGCGAGCTCGCCGATGAACGGACGCGCCGGCAGCCGGGCGTGCGAGAGCAGCAACGCGGGCAGCACGCCGTTCAGTGCCGTCGTCGCGCCGAGCGTGCCACCGGCCGCGCCGGCGACGAGGCACGACACCGGTCCCGCGCCGACCTTCGGGCCGCGCGGGACGATCGACGCGATCGCGAGCGTGATGACGAGCACGCCCGCCGCCGTCTCGAGCAGGTCGAGGTCGACCTCGACGAGCAACGCCGTGCCGATGGCGTAGCCGGGCACGCTCCCCGCGATCAGGAACGCCGACCGCCTGCTGACCTCCCTGCGGAAGCGCCAGGCCGCGGTGCCGCGCGTGATCGTGCCGAGGATCAGGTTGAGCACGACGATTGTGGGCAGCGGGAGGCCCACCGCGAGCAGCAGCGGAGTCGAGACGAGCCCGTAGCCGAAGCCGGTGATCCCGCCGAGCAGTGCCGCCAACGTCACCACGGACACGGCGGCGAGCAGCTGTGCGGGTTCCATCGCCCGACAGTCTGTGCCCCGCCGCGGTGGTCAGACCACAGTTCACCCGCGTGAGCAGTCTCACACGACGCCCGACCGTCAGTCGTCGGCGCCGCGGGCGGCGAGGGCCTCGCCGAGCGCGTCGGCACGGCGC is drawn from Streptosporangiales bacterium and contains these coding sequences:
- a CDS encoding ATP-binding cassette domain-containing protein codes for the protein MTSTQRTTRDVAEAAVDPVQGSNQVAHAGEPLLTVEHVQIGYPVKGKTHVAVHDVSFEVSAGETIILLGPSGCGKSTLLKAVAGFIEPLGGDIRVVGRQTLTPGPDRAVVFQEFDQLFPWRTVTDNLAYPLRVNGKDKAEANRLAVQYLELMGLTAAADRYPHQLSGGMKQRVAIARAMALEPLMLLMDEPFGSLDAQTRARLQRELNDVAERTKVTILFVTHSIQEAIYLGHRVVVLDKAPSTVLEIVDVSGLADPAHPDFTDALQHLRSLLADDASELQNVAFE
- a CDS encoding TSUP family transporter; its protein translation is MEPAQLLAAVSVVTLAALLGGITGFGYGLVSTPLLLAVGLPLPTIVVLNLILGTITRGTAAWRFRREVSRRSAFLIAGSVPGYAIGTALLVEVDLDLLETAAGVLVITLAIASIVPRGPKVGAGPVSCLVAGAAGGTLGATTALNGVLPALLLSHARLPARPFIGELAVYIVASNLVGLVAVAVGGVSAFRLGPLVAVSLLPAVLANIAGTTLGPRLPAKAFRAVTLALVLTAGVVTIISR